The Tenrec ecaudatus isolate mTenEca1 chromosome 12, mTenEca1.hap1, whole genome shotgun sequence genomic interval CAACCAAGGGGTTTTAACTAACTAGGCTTGGTGGTTtagcaacagttcaaaaccattagctgctccatgggagagagatgaggctattcCAGTAGTTACGGCCTTTGAAGTGCATTGAGGACAGTTCTACCTTCTAACGGGGCCGCTGCGTCTATTAATAACTTAATGGCTGCCAGTTTTTCAGTTTAAGGAGCCGGATTGGGAAAATGGGTATTTTGGACTGAACTTAACTGGTTACACAAAGGCCTGTGGATACTTGTGTTTTACTTTCTCCAAGACTGAAACCTCATTTCCCCTTAGAAGGGTCATGTCTGTTATCACAGACTGTAGAAAATACCTAAAATAGAAGCTCTAAAACTGCAAGTGGGCTAGGTGATGCTGTTGGCAAACATGAAACTTTGTTCTGTTTCCATGTGTAAGAGGCATTAGTGGTCATGGATTGCTCCTAAGTTTGGCAAAGGTGAATTTCACTGTGTTCACCTTCTGAACCATTACTTCACGTTAAAAAAGTCACTTCATTAAGGGCTACAATGAGGGCCCAACTGGGATGGTTAGGCACGTCTGAACGCACATTTAGAATGTTTCTCCATCACAAAATGTGCCAATTAGTCCATTCACCAAATGTACGTAGCTTCAGGGACGTAAGGTGAGCAGTGTTTTGGTCATGTGTATAAATCGATTCTTCCACCTAGTTGGTTCCACTCAGCATCCACATTATAATAAAACTGCtcttaaagattctgcaatgtcaATTTTTCCTGAAGTAGTTTGCCAAGCCTTTCTGCCACACACCACTTGCACCTCCTAGGAACTAACAGTATCCTTGTCAACCACTTCAAACAACAGATCTTAATTTGCAGTACTTTCCACTACTCATGGCATGAAACTTATCACCGAAAACCTGTCATCACTGGGCATATCCGCCCCAAAGCAGCACATTTAGTACTTAGGGGCCCTCAGGTTGTTTCTCAGTAAGCTTACATACAACACTGCTTTGTCTTTCAACATTCACAattgcttgagcctattgttgctgcCACTTTTGTCAACCCATCTGAGggtccttttactttaccaagtctCCCCAGTCTGTTCTCAAGACTCAATTTCACCAGCCCTACTTCTACTCTAGTGGCTACACGGAATAGACTGGGGTTGATATATTTCCCAAAAACACACTTTTGTACTGAAATCAATGGTTTCCAAGGGTAAATTCAAACGAGTGCTCCATGTCCAAATTAAGGACTTATTTCCATGTATTCTTTTAATCTTCCCAATTCACAAAGGCTTATCCCTACTGTTAACAGGTAAGGACACTGACAAAAGGTTACTATGCTGAGCCCATACTTGAATCTCTGAACAGCTTGTTTGAAGCTAGAACTGTTGGCCAATGGCAATCCCAATTCAAAAACCCACTTGACCAAGATGGTCCATCTTGTTTGGTAGTTAGTACGAACACACACATCCAAACCTTTCCTCATTAAGCATTTTATTGAGAAAAAGCATAAAATAGTTCAACAAAATGGGAGATGACACTCAGATGAAGGGTGGTGGGTGGCGAGAGTGGGAAATAAAAGTTGCAGAACTTAAAGTGGCCATAAAGGCACTGTGGCAAGTCAACAAACACTATCAAGTCAAAGATGGGCCATCAGGATGTCCCTAACTTACTGTTTCGCCCTTTATCTGCTCTATATTCATTCCAGTCACACGTAGAGTTCAATGTATGGCACGTTCCATATGCTCACATTTCACGAAGTGGGCAAGAAACATTTAAGTCAACTCTATGTTCTGATTAATACATTTGTTGTCTTAACAGGTTACACAAGGTGGTTTTAATAAACTTGGTCTTTTATAAGTACCTTATTTTTATGGGAGCATTCACTTATACAATTACCAATGTAACAGATTAACAATGTGAATAAACTTATTTATATGGGATTTACCGCCAGAGCCCAAAGTACCCTGGATATGCTTGAAAGCCCCATCACCCACCCTAATACTTTTTCATCTCCAGTAGCTATAGAAAGAGAACATTGATGAAAGCCAATTCTTATAAACTAATCCTTAAATTTTGAAAGGTTAATGGAACCTTGTCTTTCCATATATTAAGAATCACTTACTTTCAAATATACAAAAATGGTGGCATCATTTCAGATACcatgaagaaatttaaaaactCAAATTCTAGTGTCTTTTGACTTAATACAATTAAACATCTATAAAAACACTTTCAATTCCCTTTGAAGTCAATTTAGATACTACTTCTGTCAAGTATTCCCACTGACACCTAGATCTTAAACTCCTATTCCAACCAACCCCATTTTATTTGGTGTTATCTCTTAGACAGTGACTACATAAACTGGCCTAGGACAGCGTGCTTTCTCCCATCTGTGACACAATGCACCGTCACTGCAGTCTCAACTCCACTGTCTCTTGGTAGCTTATATAGTGACGGTTGCTAGGAAGAGTGAGGCCAAGAACCCAAACTTTGATATCAGACTGAGGTTAATGTGTTTTTAAGTGACAAAACCAAAATGCAAGAATATATTAAAGTAATTCATTTCTCAAACTCCCATTACAAAAAAACTGGCCCTATAGATGTATGGACTAATCACCAATCCAATGACGCATGTAAATTTTCTGTACCAATAAAAAAAATGCCATGTAATATTTTGGATTCTACAGCGTTCATTACACTTTAGTCATAAAGAGAGAACAAAGTTTATGGTAAAcccatttaatttcttcttcaaattAACCATACATTGTGTAGTTTACACAGCAAAAGATCTCACCAGTCATCTACTGTATATCCCAATATGAACTACAAAAGGGGCTGGACTGTTGGGTGGCATTTTCCTTTGCAGTAGGTTTTGACCAGTTGCTGTTATTTATCTGTGAATGATCTCATTAGAAAAGTTGCTCTGAGTAAGCAAGAATATGCAGAAGTTACTTTCATCATTTTTACGTAAGATTACCGAACCATAACCTAACACAGTATTATACCGACCATTTTTCAGGAAATGGGATTACTAGCTAACTAAAGACCCCAAGTATTTAGGAGCTATTAATTAGAAGAGTTCAATGAAACGCTCAGAAAACTTACATGAAACCAATTAATTTAGGCAAAACTTCAAAACAGATTGAATACAAAGtaccttttatttttaacttactTGAAGGGGCAGGTAGACTTTGGCAAATTTGATCAACAGCACAAAATAATGTTATCCAAATTGAATAATTTATTGCTGGTCAGAAGCTTGCCTTGCTTTACAACTTAAGTAGAATTTACATTGTTTGCACAAAAAAGCAGATGTTAGTATTAAAGGAGTTTACTATTGACCTACTCATAAGGCAGTCATGTTGGTAGCAAACTTTTATCTTTAACATAACTCAAGCTTTATAAAAAGCCAACATAATTGAAAATTTGAATTTCCCCTCTAAACCCTTAAGTATTCAAAGCTTCAAACagttaatttaaaaataaccaaacaaataaaacaaaaaacctgcAGCAGATTCTGCTGCAAAcctaagaaaacaaaatgaaactctAACCGAGATTAatctttacaaaagttattttagCCCCAAAACTATAAAATCAAAATTATCTTAATTCTACAAAGGGAGAGGGTCTTTGACTTCATGCCACCATTTATCTTTTTCACCCAATTTGGCCACAATTCAAATCGCCGTGAACCTCTTTTTAGGCAATTCCTCTTGCAGAAGAGACAGAGTATAAACATGAAAGAGTAACTGCCTAGCAAGTAAGAAAGTGTTCCATAACAGTGTGCAAAGACAACAAGAGTTCTGGGTTAATCTCTGGAGCTTGATCTGGACCTCGACCTTGACTTTGAGCGAGACCTAGAGCGGGATCTTGATGCGGCTCTTTTTGGTGGAGACACAGAGTGAGCCTTTGAAGGTGGGGCAGGTACGGGTGAATTGGATCGAGACTGGCTCCTCGATCTGGATTTTGACTTCACATCACTTTTCCCATTTTCCTTGGGTGAACGAGACCTACTCCTCGATCTGCTCCGAGATTTTTCATACTTATCCTTAGATCTACTTCGAGAGCGGGAACGGGAACCTCGATCAGACTTGGGCTTAGACTTGCTCTTTGATCTTGACTTCCTGCTTTTTGATCGAGAACGTGATCGACCTTTGCTCCTTGACCTGGATCTGAACACACAAATGACAATGACTTATCCGATGCGGCAACTGCCCCCAGCAGTCAGGAAGACAATCAACAGCATTATTTACCGGGAGCGACTTTTGGAAGCGCTTCGAGATCTACTGCGGCTGCTCCTGCGACTCCTACTCCGTGACCTTCTTCTAGATCGTGACCTACaccgaaaacaaaacaaatcccaaGAAAGCTTAAGTCTCATCACAAAGAAGTGATAGAATACATTGTaccacctccctttctttgcaTGTGGCAAACTCGCCCCCACCCCATGGGTCTTTCAAGTTACCTCGATCTGCTTCCAGAGTAAGAGCGCCTATGGCTTGTTCTCGGCTTATCTTCAATGAGCCGAATGTTTCTGCCATTTATTTCTGTACCATCCAGCTTATCCAAAGCTCGTTTCATGTCAGTGTAGGAGCGAAACTCAATCACACCCTCATTTGTGCGTTCTTTGTGAGCATCCGCATAGGTCACTTCACCTGCTTGTCTCATGAAATCCTAAATGGCAACCAGAGATGGCTTCAGTTTTAAAATCTAGAAAGATCGATATGCTATGCATGCCCCCACTAATAACATGTAACAGGAGCCCATCTTTTAAGCACCAAGCTTATCATTTCCATCCTTCATTATAGCACTCACCTTTAAATCTTGCCAACTGCAGCGACTAGAAAGATTTTCTACAATAAGCCTGTACTCTGTACGAACAGGTGGTCCATATTTGTCTCTGCCAGAGGTTCTCCGACTGCTGTATCCACCTCCCCCACCTTTATCACATGAAGGGAACAATTAGATGCTTTGTATTGACAGCAAGGCATCACGTTTTTGAAAGTTAGTACAAACATATCAACTTTTATTTACTGGAGTAGGACTTTGCTATCATATTGCTATACCTTTGAAACATTTGTGATTTGCCATAAATTAAATTAAGGGCAAGTCAAATAGGCTAAACCAACTCAACTTCACCTGCCATCTGTTAGAAGTGACTGCTCCTTTATTCAATTTACCTCGCTAAGTTTTATTTTACAGAACattgtaaaatataaaacttaaCTGATTACATGCATTTCTACATTTTACAAAAATGTTACTAGTTACACTAAGTACTTACATCACAGTGTGAGGTTTTTGGTGGTGGTTTGGCCACAAAACACGCAAGGTAACAGTCACCTAGTTCAGATTAACCAGTTTTGTCTAACCCTCGGAATCCTCACCATCACCCTGCGTCTAATGGCAAAAGGCTGCTGTCGTCATGGCTTCCGGTAAGGTCAGCCAAAGGGTCATAGGGCAAGGGTCACACAATGTATGGAAAAGCCAAGGCCAATCAGGAAAGGCAGTCATCTTAGCCTCAGTGGACACAGCCTCAGCCCCATTGGTCACTTTCAAATTGAAACATCAAGGACTTGTTAAAAAGTTTGAATTCAACATGCAACAATTTCAACATTTAACATAAccaacccccgccccctcccggTAACATGCCCCCCCCATCTACTCAAATACAGCTTAAGGCTTTCTGTACATCTAGTGTGCGGCGCCTACGCCACACAACTTCCAAACCGTCCCCCCACTTTAGTAACGCTAAGCCTTACGcttcccgcccctccccctcctcgccccgcccccctccacccAGCCAGCCCTAAACGTCTAAGGCTACGCTCGAGCTACCAACCCTGACAGGTAAGGGGGTAAGCACGGATACGGCCACCCCTTACGCCCGCCGTGAACAGAGCCCACGGCGGCACTGACAGCCCAGCCCACCCCCCAATTCAGACAACTAAGCAAGCTAGCCCCACCCCGCGCCCCCCGGGCTGGCGCGAAGGCGGCGGGGCCCGGAGAAGCCGGAAGCAAAGGTGCCCGGTCCCCGCGCCTGCCCGGGTTGGGGGCCCCCTCCGCCCCCCGCTGccgcgcccccctcccccgccacgcCTGTGCCCAGCCCCCGAATCCCCTAGACGCGAAACGCGCGGGTGTCGGACTCACTGCGGCTTCCGTAGCTGTAGCCGTCGCGGTCGCGGCGCGGGCCCCGGGCCTGCTCTACGATCACACGCTCGCCGCAGAGCTCCTTGCCGTTCAGCTCGTAAACGGCGTCGTCGGCGTCGCGGGAGTCCTCGAACTCCACGAAGCCATAGCTGGGGGTGGTGCGAGGGCCCGCGGCGTCGTTAGGCGGgagcgcgcacgcgcgcgcgcccCCTCGGCCCCGCGCGCGCCCCTGCCACCCCGCGCGGCCGCCATCTTGAAGGCCCTGCCACGCGGCGCCGCGGCCTAGCTCTTTTCCCTCCCGAGCCCCGCGCCGCCCTCAAGCCCGGGAGTCCCGCCGAGAGCAGGTGCGGGCGCCCACCCTCGACTCACCCATTTTTAAGGTCTACTTCGAGGAGGCGGCCGTAGCCGCTGAAAAAGCGCTGGATGTCCTTTTCCCGGACGTTGTAGCTGAGGCGTCCTATGTAGACGCGAGGCATGGCCGCGGCGGGCAGAGGCCTGAAGGCTGGCGTCCAGCGGCGGGCAGCAGCGGAGCGGATGCGGAGAGTGCCCCAACACGCGCCTCACACCACCGCAGCAGCCGAGTCCAGCCACACAATGGCGCGCGCGCGCCAACCCTACGTTATAAGGGCGGAGGGGCGGGGCCATGCGTTGTGACGTCAACCCGCAGCCGCGTACCCGCCCCGCCCGCGCGCGCGCCCCGGAGCGCTTTGCTCTAGGCTAGGGTGACTTCACGAGGCCACCGTCCCGGCGGTTCCCGCGAAGTGCGGGTGTGCTCGCTCACGGGGCTTTTTGCCAGCCGTCGCCGCCTATTCTTTACCCTGTCGTTCCGCCGGAGACTCGGGTTCTAATTCATACCTGAGGAAAAACGATACCTCGGTGATCTCTCCGGGACTGGCCCCTGTAGGCGGGCTCGAGAGACCGCTGGTTTTGATTGGCTTTCGAGGTTGTCACACTGGCTCAGTCTGGCCTCTGATTGGCCGCTTTGCGACGCCAGACTCCTTCACCGATTGGGTCGCGCTCGGTGGGTGGAGAACGCGCTGGGGGACACAGTTGATGAGCCCGTTAAGCAGTTACGCTTCGGCCTTGGGCCCGGCGTCGAGCTTGCGTCCCTCCTGCCTTCCGACCCTCGGGGCTCCCGGCTTCCCAACGCGCTCCTCTCGCCCTCCTTGGGGAGGTACCTGTGTCCGTGGGCATGTggaggggcgggcgggggtggacgTGGGAAGCTAACCTTGGAGGAGGCGCTCACCGCGTAGTCCAGCCAAGGCCGCTGGCTCGCAGGTAGGGAACCCGGGGAAGCTGAGCCAGACCCGGGGGGTTGAGCCCTTTCTCTCCCAGCCGGTCCAGACCGGTGCCTTCCGTACGTGTCAGGAGCGTGTGTCTGTGCGGTTCTCAGTGAAACAACCATTGAAGGCCGAGAACAGGATGAATCCCCCAAAGAGAGAAATTCCCGCGGAGCGTGGAAATTTCGTTTAATACGGGAAATGAGAAGTGCCCGGGTGGCGCAAAGCGAAGACGTTGGCGGCCGACCTGGAAGGGCGGCGGTTCGAACCTACGGTCGCTCCcgtgaagattacagcctcgTTCTACTTGTACAGTGGCCCCAGCTCGTCGGgatcctgtaggacagcgtagaacaggATTgtcaaggctgcaatctttacagacagaacgatgaggctttctgttcccagaaagcCTCCGGGGCCGATCTCCCCTGCCTTATAGGGTGGCCATGCGTCAAAATGGATGAGAGATGGCAGTAAATTTTGGAGTAATCTCTGCCGAAGGAAccgtggtggtgtcgtgggttctCCCAGGGCTGCTCATTGCACGGCTGTGTTCAGGAAAAGCACGAGGCAGTCCGCTCCTCTAAGGATGTAgagccttggacaccctagggagcagttctaatctgttacGGGGTGAGGCCCGGCgacagtctttacagaagcagactaccacatctttcccTCCCACCCATAGGGACCTTACGCACAATGGAACAGAACATTGCGTGGCCCAGCGCCATCGTCACCATGGTTCCCATGCCTCAGCCTATACTGCCActgccgtgtcagtccatctcctggaggactgtcctctttttcgctgcccttcccCTCTACCGAATGCGatggctggtctctcctgccaacaggTCCAAAGCatttaagacgaagtcttgctatccttgcctctaaagcacGCTGGCCTTACTGCTTCCATCACAGATCCCTTTGCCCTTTGAGCAGCccagggtactttcagtattctctaAGCagcttgctggtgggtttgaacttctgacctttagaTGGCAGCTGAGCTGATCTCTTCCACACCAGGACTCCTCCTTATCAAAaggaagtttcataacctaaatcccatcagtggaagaaagtGAAGGAGCCTTGGTACATGCACTGGGTGCCTACAGAGAACAACAAAGACGCTTAGAGAACTACCTCAGGGCATGAATGTACCTGGAGAACATTGTGCTCAGTAAAACCAGTCCATCATGATAGAAAAAAATATTGTGTGAGTCAACTGTTAAGAAAATCAAGACAAAGGTTTTCATACCAAAGGAAACAGACTTCCCTGGTTACCAAGGAGGGGGTGGGTGGCGAGGGAGGGAAGATGAAGCCACAGGCTAGAGCGGAGctaggtgttaacttgggtgcaGAGGAAGATGGTATTccataagagggagaagagaaaggaagaggaagagcaagctagggggtgggggtgggggtgggggctgacaAGTAGTTATTGCATGTAAAACTGCTGATCCAAAACATAACCCCCAACTTAATTCTcaataaaaacacaaacacaaaacataCCATACTACACAGGTGCCACTCCTTCGTTGTCACCGTCTTAGGTGCCACCAGAGTTGGCTCTGTCTCACAGAGACCTCGTGTGTAGTCtcagtgccagcctcacagtggttctcaaccggagGCTGTTGGAATGGAGAGCTCCCAGAGCAGTTTCACCCTGTCGCCCTGAGTCGGCATTGGCTCCATGGCGGTGAATTTGGCGGTGAGTGAATCCTTGGACGTCATTCTGGCCTCCGGCTCACGGCCTCCCTCATTGGATGATTTGTCTTTTTTCCTGCCTAAGACTTCATAAATGGGTCTTGATCAATTTTGTTTGAATTTGGGGTCTATTTTCCCCTAGAACACAGGAAAGGTGATTGGGAAAGAAGAGCTAAAGACAAGGGCAAACAGAACCCAGCTGCACGAGGCAAGGGTTTCAAAAGGTCAGGAAATCCTAAAACCAAACGCCAAACAGTCCAGCTGATTCCAGTGGCCCTGGGGCCAAGGCAGGACCAGCCTGCAGCGTCCCCGAGAGGGAGTCTTTGTGCAAGTTAACTCATCTAtctcccatggggctgctggCAGCCTCAAcccactgaacttgtggttagcagctcagtagcCCCACGACCAGTGTTCCAGCTACAATAGTCGTGGTGTTTTCAGAAGCGATTTTAAAAACAACCCCGTTTGTAAAAATGGAAACTCTACACAGCAGAACATTCACCAGTTCAGTAATGTCTGCATGTACACGAGCAGCATTGATGACATCCTTCAGACTGGGCCTCCATCTCTCCCTCCTTTCCCAAGGGCTTCCTTCCTTATTAACACAGACTTCCTGCCTCCCAAGCACCCTACCTAACCTCGGCAGTTGCACAACAACTGGTTTGAATAGTTGCCGTATTGAGTCATTGCAACAGAAGCCACCTGACCCCTCAAACCTAAACCATATGCTATGTGGACCTGGAACAATGTCTATGGTTTGTTAAGTGAATGTTTCCTCTTTAATATATTAAGTTttaatatacaagggggtacttcTCCCCCCAAAAGGGAAAAAGCCTGTTTggtggagctttcgtagtatACATTTTTCCCGCTAGGCGCGTATCaagcaactggctctgagttagtgcacccagtggcacagcctgggaaggttctctcgtgtcacagtgaatttttccttAAAAGCATTTTCACGcaaaccactttttttttttttgtaatggctgatttaagaggacagcgtgcagctgtgaaattttgtttccttttcaggaaaaatgtcacagaaactgttgtgatgttgaacacagcataGAAGGACAGCGCTGAGGAAAACAAGTagttttaaaaaaggtgaaatgtcaattgataacaaacctgttctggacatccgtcaattcCAGAACAGATGGAAATGTCTACTTGGAGTGCAgttggagttggttccaccaggtcaaactgttaatcaagctttctatttagagcagtggttctcaactttgtaATGCCCCTAtcatttcctacagttcctcatgtggtgatccccccaaccataacattattttcattgctacttcatcactgtcattttgctactgttatgaatcaggtaacccctgtgaaagataatccgacccccaaaaggggtcacaatccacaggttgagaaccactgatttagaggttctgggaAGATAGTGTAACAGCAAAGCAGagtaaaaaaggcctgatttgtgccacATGGGGACTGGTTTCACCACCACGACTACACGTGCTCACAGTATAAcgatttttggcaaaaaaacagcatgtagcttgccccgtgcaccttactcacctgaactcgctccatgtgactttttgttgtcgcaaatgaagagggacatggcaggacagtgatttgatgatgcagaagaggtgaagagaaaacaaaggaggtgctgtcggccatccaaaccgatgagtttgaaaaatgtttccaagaatggagttgcaggttcgacaaatgtattaagtgcaatggagagtactttgaaggtgttaagattgttttgtaaaaaaatttgaagacaaagctttgaaacaatttgcttttttgggggtaccccctcatatgtatgATCCCAGTTTTGTGTACCACCACCACCCGAGCCTTAGAAGCCCCAACTTTTTAGATAGGCTTCATGGGTTGTGATTGTTTCTGATCATCAGTGGGGTTACATCCTACATGATCATATCCCTGCCAAACGCTTGGACTTCATCCCTTACCAAGCCTCATCCCCCTTCTTCTTGCAGCTCCTAGCACATGCCAAGTGCACCTCACATATTGGAGTTTACATTCTGAGCATGAGGTTTGCAGAAAGTTAGGGTTTGTACGGGAGTCTTTAATCTATTTGAGTCTCCTCATAGATTCAGGCTTCATCGTGTTTTTTCCAACTTTTGACCTGTGGTGTAAAAAACCTGGCCCTTAGGCACAGTGTGTTTGTTCTGGCCAGGGAACGGGGAAGGGGAGCCAGAATGTGGCAGTGGAGAACTTAGACATTTGCCTGAGTGTGCCGTTGATGGACAATGGGGTACAGGGCCACATGGACCAGAGGACTAAGGTTTGCCTCATCCAAGCCCAGATAGTATCAGTtgcctgatatgcatgtgaaagttggacaatgaataaggaagaattgatgcatttaaatgagGGCACTGTTGAAGATTGACAGGACCCCGGACTgcccgaagaacaaacaaatcggttttggaagaagtgcacccagtgtgctccttagaagtaacgaTTGGACATTGGAATGCAGTGAATCATTTACTGTGACTCCTCTAGTTAAGGCTTTTGCTAATCCCGCCGAATGACCTTCCTTTTCCTGATGGGCCTTGGTAAGAAGTGAGGGAAGATATTGATTGGATTCTATGATCCAGCTCGGAGTGCTTGTTCACAGggttcatggtgattgccatcgtGTGTATAAAACCAGCCATCTCAGAAGTGAGAGCTGGCCACCAGCTAGTGGTGGACCTACTTAGTCTGGGAGGCAGCTGTaacaccagaggagcagcagcagcagcagacttGGAGCCAGGGCAGTGGACCACAGCCCACAGAACGAGTGAAGCAGAGTGCTTTGGGGCGGGAGGCTGGTTTGTGGacaggggtgcctctgggcacttcattgaAGGAACTGGGTTTTTGGACTCAGAGCTGGAGGCCTGTGGTGCGGCGGGATGCCCGTTGGACATTCCTTAGCAGCCCTGGGAGAGCTGTGCAACATTGCAGAGGTTTGTAACGTGGCAGAGGCTAGGCCAAGAggctgggggccacaggcctgcttGTGGGCAAGGTggagaagaaactgtcctgaccggacaactgtatcctgagtgtgttgtctgggtacactagagaaacaaattcatgaaccctcgtgtataagaaagagctgtagagacaagggcaattgaacattgaggaaatatcccaagccagtccagatcaagtccataagtctggtagtaccccatatgtctgataccaatttaaacattcctcttcagattcatgaaacacatgccatgacactgaatgcaggatgatcacaggccagtgggtagaaggtcttgtggatccagtggcagtggaagcatctcagcgcaggcaggggtttccatgtggctccttcagcttcaggactctagtgtagctccatgtgtcctgtcagctgcaatgtctcccaggcagtgagtctgtgtcctgcctccaatgagctctttatctcctcaGGGcctaatgaggtcattaagctgcaacccgattgacaggctaaactccatcccttcactcgaaagtctcaaattgataacagatgtaactgccacattgaGCCTGTCTCACCTGAATTGCGTAAGCTGCTGACTTCCCTAATAAAACTCCGTAACCATGGGCATCGCCTGTGAGTTCCGCGTTGCTATTGCAAGGAGCCAGAAGGCCCAGCTGAAAGGCAGAGGGTGCAGCGAGGGACAAGCAGACAAGTCGGGAGAGACCCTCGCTGGGAAAGGACgttatgcttggtcaagtggagagtCAGGAAGAAGAAGACTCTCACTG includes:
- the SRSF6 gene encoding serine/arginine-rich splicing factor 6, whose amino-acid sequence is MPRVYIGRLSYNVREKDIQRFFSGYGRLLEVDLKNGYGFVEFEDSRDADDAVYELNGKELCGERVIVEQARGPRRDRDGYSYGSRSGGGGYSSRRTSGRDKYGPPVRTEYRLIVENLSSRCSWQDLKDFMRQAGEVTYADAHKERTNEGVIEFRSYTDMKRALDKLDGTEINGRNIRLIEDKPRTSHRRSYSGSRSRSRSRRRSRSRSRRSSRSRSRSASKSRSRSRSRSKGRSRSRSKSRKSRSKSKSKPKSDRGSRSRSRSRSKDKYEKSRSRSRSRSRSPKENGKSDVKSKSRSRSQSRSNSPVPAPPSKAHSVSPPKRAASRSRSRSRSKSRSRSRSSSRD